The proteins below come from a single Chryseobacterium sp. MA9 genomic window:
- a CDS encoding T9SS type A sorting domain-containing protein — protein MKKFYISAFSLCTVLGISAQEVVWQKDIKSSTQDFLSQVTTTIDQQYLITGSSIQSDKQQASGSKQNNGYDFHLVKLNQQGNEVWEKYFSGSNHDYLSATVTTQDGGFLLAGTSYSGKGLDKKEDSKGGSDIWLIRINEFGDELWQKTLGSSSDEEARAVIQTTDLGFFVAGNVQNSSKGYGSKDVLITRIDKNGKELSQLILGGKGLDEVEKMIPTKDGGALLGIYSRSSEVKAGNGKMEAGSSMKINSYSKDSSNFGEGDYWIVKLDKNGKVEWEKNFGGKGDDHIRTLALTSNGFIIGGESRSERSGNKTVGIEEGTDLWLISLNERGDEQWQKSYNFKNRDILMGMSVISGKMEDGSGKSKGILLGGYTQAEGRIQTDDEMFWMLYLDQNGNEQWRKHVKGESSKKEERLSDLKLNRDGSIVLAGTSAEELGKENWKIIKLGDKQVDQLIEKYDIKIYPNPVSDYAYVEIGFDFKDADILLYDMSGRQLQNLKTKNRVTKINTQALVQGAYLVTIKTDTNKTANAKLIKK, from the coding sequence ATGAAAAAATTCTATATCAGTGCATTCTCTTTATGCACGGTCTTGGGTATCTCTGCCCAGGAAGTGGTATGGCAGAAAGACATCAAATCCTCTACTCAGGATTTTCTAAGCCAAGTTACCACAACAATCGACCAGCAATATCTTATCACGGGAAGCTCTATCCAAAGCGATAAGCAGCAAGCTTCAGGCAGCAAGCAAAATAATGGTTACGATTTTCATCTTGTAAAACTAAATCAACAAGGAAATGAAGTCTGGGAAAAATACTTTTCAGGATCCAACCATGATTATTTATCAGCAACAGTTACCACGCAGGATGGTGGATTTCTTTTGGCCGGAACCTCTTATTCAGGAAAAGGATTAGATAAAAAAGAAGATTCTAAAGGAGGATCAGATATCTGGCTGATCAGAATCAATGAATTCGGAGATGAATTGTGGCAGAAAACTTTAGGAAGTTCTTCCGACGAAGAAGCAAGGGCTGTGATTCAAACTACAGATTTAGGATTCTTTGTTGCAGGGAATGTTCAAAATTCTTCAAAAGGTTATGGCTCTAAAGATGTCTTAATTACCAGAATCGATAAAAACGGAAAAGAACTCTCCCAATTAATCTTAGGCGGAAAAGGCTTAGACGAAGTGGAGAAAATGATTCCAACGAAAGATGGAGGAGCATTATTGGGAATTTATTCGAGAAGTTCTGAAGTAAAGGCGGGAAACGGGAAGATGGAGGCTGGAAGTAGTATGAAGATCAACTCTTATTCCAAAGACAGCAGCAACTTCGGCGAAGGAGATTATTGGATCGTAAAGCTTGACAAAAACGGCAAAGTAGAATGGGAAAAAAACTTTGGAGGAAAAGGTGATGATCATATCAGAACACTTGCTTTAACTTCAAACGGTTTTATCATTGGTGGAGAATCCAGATCAGAAAGATCAGGAAACAAAACTGTAGGCATCGAAGAAGGCACAGATCTTTGGCTGATTTCTTTAAATGAAAGAGGAGATGAACAGTGGCAGAAGTCTTATAATTTCAAAAACAGAGATATTTTGATGGGAATGAGTGTAATAAGCGGGAAGATGGAAGATGGAAGCGGGAAGTCCAAAGGCATACTGCTGGGAGGCTACACCCAAGCAGAAGGAAGAATACAGACTGATGATGAAATGTTCTGGATGCTATATCTGGATCAGAATGGCAATGAACAGTGGAGAAAGCACGTAAAAGGAGAATCCAGTAAGAAGGAAGAGAGACTTTCTGATTTAAAGCTGAACAGAGACGGTTCTATTGTATTGGCAGGAACCAGTGCAGAAGAATTAGGCAAAGAGAACTGGAAAATTATAAAGCTGGGAGATAAACAGGTTGATCAGTTAATCGAAAAATATGATATTAAGATTTATCCAAATCCTGTATCTGATTATGCTTATGTAGAAATTGGCTTTGATTTTAAGGATGCAGATATTCTTTTGTATGATATGTCTGGAAGGCAGCTTCAGAATCTGAAAACCAAGAACAGAGTGACAAAGATTAATACGCAGGCTTTGGTTCAGGGAGCTTATCTGGTGACGATAAAAACTGATACGAATAAAACAGCGAATGCAAAACTGATTAAGAAATAA
- a CDS encoding prolyl oligopeptidase family serine peptidase yields the protein MKLKLKHIPLLLLPFSLQLNGQEIKAELNKEIKRQEKISYILDYPQNAKGNVPLIVFLHGSGERGTNLDLVKAHSPFTYKNLIKEPVAILAPQCPEGTWWDTVTVYNLIKEIQKKYNIDASRIYLTGLSMGGWGTLKLAMEHPEMFAAVVSVCAPTDQVMTANIHQFKDLNMKIFHGGMDDIVLPANAFNFYQKLHPVNSTAELVIFPNDNHNSWDSTYSNPQLYEWMLSKKKEK from the coding sequence ATGAAATTAAAACTCAAACATATTCCTCTTTTACTTCTGCCGTTTTCATTACAATTAAATGGACAGGAGATAAAAGCAGAACTTAATAAAGAAATTAAAAGACAGGAAAAGATATCCTACATTCTGGATTATCCGCAGAATGCAAAAGGAAATGTACCATTAATAGTCTTTCTTCACGGTTCAGGAGAACGCGGAACTAACCTTGATTTAGTCAAAGCACACAGCCCGTTTACCTATAAGAACCTGATCAAAGAACCTGTGGCTATTCTGGCACCCCAATGTCCGGAAGGAACATGGTGGGATACCGTTACTGTATACAATCTGATTAAAGAAATTCAGAAAAAATATAACATAGATGCTTCCCGTATTTATCTTACCGGACTTTCTATGGGAGGCTGGGGAACATTGAAGCTTGCCATGGAGCATCCTGAAATGTTTGCAGCAGTGGTTTCGGTTTGTGCTCCTACAGATCAGGTAATGACGGCCAATATTCATCAGTTTAAGGATTTGAATATGAAAATATTTCATGGCGGAATGGATGATATTGTACTGCCTGCCAATGCTTTTAATTTTTATCAGAAGCTACATCCTGTAAATTCAACAGCAGAATTGGTTATCTTCCCTAATGACAATCATAATTCATGGGATTCAACTTATTCTAATCCGCAGCTTTATGAATGGATGCTGTCCAAAAAGAAAGAAAAATAA
- a CDS encoding RagB/SusD family nutrient uptake outer membrane protein produces the protein MNKKYIIAAAFLILGAVNQSCSNDFIDVSPTEAIPESALGEIYNNDTGANSLVTAIYAKFLDWNMSTFAWIGVTSIVSDDADKGSSASDSGSDKDILDALTFTPSTPSFKELFASNYQGINRCNQALKYLPQLDKADPQLRERLAGEAKFLRAFMYFTLVKSFGGVPLVDHVPVTGVEADKLMTLTRKSKEEIYAFIEKDLKDAAAVLPSGTGGQRATKGAAHALLAKVYLYQKKWQLAVDETNLVTGYSLTPNFQEIYKVSGENNAESIFEINGSGGTAGRAIQQYSQVQGARGTTGWGWGFATPTQGLYDAYSATDSRRDATIIHRDMTLYDGYYVGPNTENKFYNYKAYSSNYRDQASTDVNIRYLRYAEVLLIKAEAMNELGQTSAAIPFLNQVRNRANIGNTPASSQADVRSDIWKQRRLELAFEHDRWFDLVRTGQAQAAMAADGGKKFIVGKHEVFPLPQDFIMEAGGLSAQNPGY, from the coding sequence ATGAACAAGAAATATATCATAGCAGCTGCATTTTTAATTTTAGGAGCTGTTAACCAAAGTTGTAGTAATGACTTTATAGATGTATCACCTACAGAAGCAATTCCTGAGTCTGCATTGGGTGAAATATATAATAATGATACAGGGGCAAATAGTTTAGTTACTGCTATTTATGCTAAATTTTTAGATTGGAACATGAGTACATTTGCCTGGATAGGGGTTACATCAATTGTTTCTGATGATGCAGATAAAGGTTCAAGTGCAAGTGATTCAGGCTCGGATAAAGATATTCTGGATGCTTTGACATTTACACCCTCAACTCCATCATTTAAAGAATTGTTTGCATCGAATTATCAGGGAATTAACAGATGCAACCAGGCATTGAAATATCTCCCTCAATTAGATAAAGCTGATCCGCAATTACGTGAAAGGTTAGCTGGGGAAGCTAAATTTTTAAGAGCATTTATGTATTTTACTTTAGTAAAATCTTTTGGAGGAGTTCCATTGGTGGACCACGTTCCTGTAACAGGGGTTGAAGCAGATAAATTGATGACACTTACAAGAAAAAGTAAAGAAGAAATTTATGCATTTATAGAAAAAGACCTTAAAGACGCCGCAGCAGTTTTGCCTTCTGGAACTGGAGGACAAAGAGCTACAAAAGGTGCTGCTCATGCACTTTTAGCTAAGGTGTATTTATATCAGAAAAAATGGCAGTTGGCTGTGGATGAGACTAATTTGGTTACAGGTTATTCATTGACCCCTAACTTCCAGGAGATTTATAAAGTTTCAGGAGAAAACAATGCTGAATCTATCTTTGAAATTAATGGTAGTGGAGGAACAGCAGGAAGAGCAATTCAACAGTATAGTCAGGTTCAGGGAGCAAGAGGTACTACAGGCTGGGGCTGGGGATTTGCTACACCTACCCAAGGTCTGTACGATGCTTACTCTGCAACAGATTCAAGAAGAGATGCTACGATTATCCACAGAGATATGACATTATATGATGGGTATTATGTAGGTCCAAATACAGAAAATAAATTCTATAATTATAAAGCTTATTCTTCAAATTATAGAGATCAGGCTTCAACCGATGTAAATATTCGTTATTTGAGATATGCTGAGGTATTATTAATCAAAGCTGAAGCAATGAACGAATTAGGACAAACTTCAGCTGCTATTCCTTTCCTGAATCAGGTAAGAAACAGAGCTAATATTGGAAATACTCCTGCTTCATCTCAGGCAGATGTAAGATCAGATATTTGGAAACAAAGAAGATTAGAGCTTGCTTTTGAGCATGATAGATGGTTCGACCTTGTAAGAACCGGACAAGCACAAGCAGCAATGGCAGCAGATGGTGGTAAAAAATTCATCGTTGGAAAACATGAAGTATTCCCACTTCCACAAGACTTCATAATGGAAGCTGGTGGATTGTCTGCTCAAAACCCTGGCTATTAA
- a CDS encoding SusC/RagA family TonB-linked outer membrane protein, translating to MKQSNLKYSCLIAVLYFGMNVNAQVTQDSAKVQKIDEVVMIGYGSRKKVDNTTSISSISADEVTKTKVLNASQAIQGKAAGVQVIASDAPGSTPTVMIRGLGTVLGGRTPLYVVDGMFTDNINNINSNDILTYDVLKDAAALAIYGNRAANGVIIITTKSGRGKLSVSYDGLVGFRSPLKTIKMANGSEFANYNNAGKASNYLNPNQPYDTDWFKEITRTGIYNQHNLSISGSSEVAKYFLSLSNYDEQSILKGTNYNRTTVRTNNEFRITKGIRLAQTLSATFTNDTPKSYGAFTNAYKQSPLVPVYYPNGKYGQPIYNKTTGNIDYEGGRFNNVGNPVMQLAYDNQRGRNFLLQGGLKLDIDIYKDLKFTSQFSGEYGNYKYYNFVNSKSFWLDSDPMRTDNQYSTTSPLTRLTNKSQNYFNWLLNNYLTYTKKIENHDIEVVVGTEASVKNGLETLIINRKDVPVSKDYWNLSGVDYYGNLYSDSDTKALESIKGNRNTTISYFGRFQYKFMNRYLLSGTIRRDGSSQFAAGNKWGTFPSFGAGWIISEENFMKDGFFDLLKLRGGWGKIGNQNVPLNYLPLSMGATYNYAFGSSPVSNGVTVNKGYDPDLGWEVTEESSLGLDFGILDRRLTGTFDIYNRKTKNLILGVVPYMATGISDLNYSHMGSVVNKGAEISLNWADKVGEDFTYSIGANYSYNKNKLASIDLSKPVSQIVGGNLGNGQDTKLFNANAVGYALGSFYLWEADGYDANGNLKFKDLNGNGVTGSADPGDRRFFDSYIPKSTLGVNISMSYKNWDFALSGYGAFGFKVYNGKKAQRNGGENVEASVANNFWTPTNTNAANPVNPANIPIASTFYLESGDYFRINNISVGYTFKNLTDYVKSIKLYVSAINPFVFQKYSGYSSELSGYNPADPTAEGDPYKRAGVELDAYPTLRSFVFGVNLNF from the coding sequence ATGAAACAAAGTAATTTAAAGTATTCATGTCTCATTGCTGTTTTGTACTTCGGTATGAACGTGAATGCACAGGTTACACAAGATTCTGCTAAAGTCCAAAAAATCGATGAAGTCGTTATGATTGGATATGGTAGCCGTAAAAAAGTAGATAATACTACTTCTATTAGTTCTATCAGTGCAGATGAAGTAACTAAAACCAAAGTATTGAATGCGTCACAAGCTATTCAGGGTAAAGCAGCTGGGGTACAGGTAATTGCTTCAGATGCACCCGGATCAACTCCGACGGTGATGATCAGAGGACTTGGAACGGTACTAGGAGGAAGAACTCCTTTGTATGTTGTTGATGGAATGTTTACAGATAACATTAATAATATCAATTCTAATGATATTCTGACATATGATGTATTGAAAGATGCAGCAGCGTTGGCAATTTATGGTAACAGAGCTGCTAATGGGGTAATCATTATTACTACAAAATCAGGTAGAGGAAAGTTAAGTGTTTCCTATGATGGATTGGTTGGATTTAGAAGCCCTTTAAAAACCATCAAAATGGCTAACGGGTCTGAATTTGCGAATTATAATAACGCAGGTAAAGCAAGTAATTATTTGAATCCTAATCAACCATACGATACTGATTGGTTTAAAGAAATTACAAGGACAGGTATTTATAACCAACATAATTTATCTATTTCCGGATCTTCAGAAGTTGCAAAATACTTTTTAAGTTTAAGCAATTACGATGAACAATCTATCCTTAAAGGAACCAATTACAATAGAACCACAGTAAGAACGAATAACGAGTTCAGAATTACTAAAGGTATCAGGTTAGCTCAGACCTTAAGTGCTACTTTTACGAATGATACTCCTAAATCATATGGCGCTTTTACAAATGCTTACAAACAATCGCCATTAGTTCCTGTATATTATCCGAATGGAAAATACGGTCAGCCTATTTATAATAAGACTACTGGAAATATTGATTATGAAGGAGGTAGATTTAATAATGTGGGTAATCCTGTGATGCAGCTTGCTTATGACAACCAAAGAGGTAGAAATTTCTTATTACAAGGTGGATTAAAATTGGATATAGATATCTATAAAGATTTAAAGTTTACCTCTCAGTTTAGTGGAGAGTATGGTAATTATAAATATTATAATTTCGTAAATTCTAAATCGTTCTGGTTAGATAGTGATCCGATGAGAACGGATAATCAATATTCAACTACATCACCACTTACCAGATTGACTAATAAAAGTCAAAACTATTTCAACTGGTTACTTAATAATTATTTAACATATACAAAGAAAATTGAAAACCATGATATTGAAGTTGTTGTAGGTACAGAAGCTTCAGTAAAGAATGGGCTTGAGACTTTGATTATTAACAGAAAAGATGTTCCTGTTTCAAAAGATTACTGGAACCTTAGCGGCGTTGATTATTATGGTAATCTGTATAGTGATAGCGATACTAAAGCTCTTGAATCTATAAAAGGAAACAGAAATACTACCATTTCCTATTTCGGACGATTCCAATATAAATTTATGAATCGTTATTTATTAAGTGGAACAATCAGAAGAGATGGTTCTTCTCAATTTGCTGCTGGTAATAAATGGGGAACATTCCCATCATTTGGTGCAGGTTGGATTATCTCTGAAGAAAACTTTATGAAAGATGGCTTCTTTGACTTGTTAAAGCTTAGAGGTGGATGGGGTAAAATCGGAAACCAGAATGTCCCTCTGAATTATTTACCTCTTTCAATGGGAGCAACTTATAATTATGCGTTTGGAAGTTCACCAGTAAGTAATGGAGTTACTGTCAATAAAGGTTACGATCCGGATTTGGGATGGGAAGTTACAGAAGAATCTTCTTTAGGATTAGATTTTGGTATCTTGGATAGAAGATTGACAGGTACTTTTGATATCTATAACAGAAAAACCAAAAATCTTATTTTGGGTGTTGTTCCCTATATGGCAACCGGAATTTCTGATTTGAATTATTCACATATGGGAAGTGTTGTTAATAAAGGTGCTGAGATAAGCCTAAACTGGGCTGATAAAGTAGGTGAGGATTTTACCTATTCAATTGGTGCCAATTATTCTTATAATAAGAACAAGCTTGCCAGCATTGATCTTTCTAAGCCGGTTTCTCAAATTGTGGGAGGAAATCTTGGAAATGGACAAGATACAAAACTTTTTAACGCTAATGCAGTTGGTTATGCATTAGGAAGTTTCTATTTATGGGAAGCTGATGGTTATGATGCAAATGGTAACCTGAAGTTTAAAGACTTGAATGGTAACGGAGTTACAGGAAGTGCAGACCCAGGAGACAGACGTTTCTTTGATTCTTACATTCCAAAATCAACGTTAGGTGTAAATATCTCAATGTCTTATAAAAATTGGGACTTTGCCTTGAGTGGTTATGGAGCTTTTGGATTTAAAGTATACAATGGTAAAAAAGCACAAAGAAATGGTGGTGAAAATGTTGAGGCTTCTGTAGCAAATAATTTCTGGACACCAACAAATACTAACGCTGCGAATCCTGTAAATCCTGCAAATATTCCCATTGCCTCGACATTCTATTTAGAAAGTGGAGATTATTTCAGAATCAATAATATTTCGGTAGGATATACATTTAAGAACTTAACTGATTATGTAAAATCAATTAAGCTTTATGTAAGTGCAATTAATCCTTTTGTGTTCCAGAAATATTCAGGATATTCTTCAGAATTATCTGGATACAATCCTGCGGATCCTACTGCAGAAGGAGATCCATATAAACGTGCAGGAGTAGAATTGGATGCTTATCCTACATTGAGATCTTTTGTATTTGGTGTTAACCTAAATTTTTAA
- the bglX gene encoding beta-glucosidase BglX, translating into MKKLIVIATLALAPVFSAQEMVTKPVQSYQTAQYQAKKKAFVDNLLSKMTLDEKIGQLNLPSSGDFTTGLAKSSDIGKKVEQGLVGGLFNIKGAEKIRAVQKVAVENSRLKIPLIFGMDVIHGYETTFPIPLGLAASWDMNLIQQSARVAAKEASSDGINWTFSPMVDISREPRWGRVSEGSGEDPYLGSEIAKNMVYGYQGKDLSVGNTILACVKHFALYGAGESGRDYNTVDMSHVRMFNEYFPPYKAAVDAGVASVMASFNEVDGVPATGSRWLQTEVLRNQWKFKGFVVTDYTGINEMVDHGMGDLQQVSALALKAGVDMDMVGEGFLTTLKKSLTEGKVTQAEIDMATRRILEAKYDLGLFDNPYKHGDAKLAAKEVFSMENRNIARSAAAQSMVLMKNENQILPLKKSGTVAVIGPLVNNSLNMAGTWSVAAKHDKAVNLMQGLQANYGKEVKFLSAKGANIDYDAKLEDIYAAHGKKTDRDSRSKEELLKEAVDVANKADVIVLAIGESAEMSGESSSRTEITIPQSQVDLLNELKKTGKPIAMVLFTGRPLALTNVKDTPDAILNAWFAGSEAGNAIADVLFGKVNPSGKLPMTFPRSLGQVPIYYNAKNTGRPLSQELTDKCEYQRFRSNYMDECNTPLYPFGFGLSYTKFGYSDVVVSNANPKGNQTIQASVTVTNNGNYDGAEVVQLYIRDMVGSITRPVKELKGFQKVFLKKGESKKITFDITPENLKFYNGDLKYDWESGEFDIMIGTSSTEVKHSKINWTK; encoded by the coding sequence ATGAAAAAGTTAATTGTAATAGCCACTTTAGCATTGGCACCTGTGTTTTCCGCACAGGAAATGGTAACGAAGCCTGTCCAGTCATACCAGACGGCTCAGTATCAGGCTAAAAAGAAAGCATTTGTAGATAATCTTTTATCTAAAATGACATTGGATGAAAAGATTGGTCAGCTGAATTTGCCAAGTTCCGGCGATTTTACTACAGGTCTGGCTAAAAGCTCAGATATTGGTAAAAAAGTTGAACAGGGTTTAGTAGGTGGACTATTCAATATAAAAGGTGCTGAGAAGATAAGAGCCGTTCAGAAAGTAGCTGTGGAAAACAGCCGTCTGAAAATTCCTTTGATCTTCGGAATGGACGTTATCCATGGGTATGAAACAACATTCCCGATTCCATTAGGTTTAGCGGCTTCATGGGACATGAACCTTATTCAGCAGTCAGCAAGAGTAGCGGCAAAAGAAGCTTCTTCTGATGGTATCAACTGGACGTTCTCTCCAATGGTAGATATTTCCCGCGAACCAAGATGGGGTAGAGTTTCCGAAGGTTCTGGTGAAGATCCTTATCTGGGAAGTGAAATTGCAAAAAACATGGTGTATGGTTATCAGGGGAAAGATTTATCCGTTGGAAATACCATTCTGGCTTGTGTGAAGCATTTTGCATTATACGGAGCAGGTGAATCCGGGAGAGATTACAATACGGTTGATATGAGTCATGTAAGAATGTTTAATGAATATTTTCCACCTTACAAAGCGGCTGTTGATGCAGGAGTAGCTTCTGTGATGGCCTCTTTCAATGAAGTGGACGGAGTTCCTGCAACCGGAAGCAGATGGCTTCAAACCGAGGTTTTAAGAAATCAGTGGAAGTTTAAAGGTTTTGTGGTAACAGATTACACGGGAATCAATGAAATGGTTGACCATGGCATGGGAGATCTTCAGCAGGTTTCTGCACTGGCTCTGAAAGCAGGTGTTGATATGGATATGGTAGGAGAAGGTTTTTTAACAACATTAAAAAAATCTCTTACAGAAGGAAAGGTAACACAAGCTGAAATTGATATGGCGACAAGAAGAATTCTTGAAGCAAAATATGACCTTGGTTTATTTGATAATCCATACAAACACGGAGATGCAAAACTGGCAGCAAAAGAAGTCTTCAGTATGGAAAACAGAAATATTGCAAGAAGTGCAGCAGCTCAGTCTATGGTTTTAATGAAAAATGAAAACCAGATACTTCCTTTGAAAAAATCAGGAACTGTTGCAGTAATAGGACCATTGGTGAACAATTCATTAAACATGGCCGGAACATGGAGTGTTGCTGCAAAACATGATAAAGCAGTAAACCTGATGCAAGGGCTTCAGGCCAACTATGGTAAAGAGGTGAAATTCCTTTCTGCTAAAGGTGCAAATATTGATTATGATGCTAAATTAGAAGACATTTATGCTGCTCACGGTAAGAAAACCGACAGAGACAGCCGTTCAAAAGAAGAACTATTGAAAGAAGCGGTAGATGTAGCCAATAAAGCAGACGTTATCGTTCTGGCAATCGGAGAATCGGCGGAAATGAGTGGTGAATCATCTTCAAGAACAGAAATCACAATTCCTCAATCTCAGGTTGATCTTTTAAACGAGCTAAAGAAAACCGGAAAACCAATTGCAATGGTTCTTTTCACTGGTCGTCCGTTGGCTTTAACCAATGTAAAAGATACACCGGATGCTATTCTTAATGCATGGTTTGCAGGATCAGAAGCTGGAAATGCTATCGCTGATGTTCTTTTTGGAAAAGTAAACCCATCCGGAAAACTTCCAATGACTTTCCCGAGAAGTCTTGGACAGGTTCCAATCTATTATAATGCTAAAAATACAGGTCGCCCTTTAAGTCAGGAACTGACTGATAAATGTGAGTATCAAAGATTCCGCTCCAATTATATGGATGAGTGTAATACGCCGTTGTATCCGTTTGGGTTTGGTTTAAGCTATACAAAATTCGGATATTCTGATGTTGTAGTATCTAATGCCAATCCAAAAGGAAATCAAACCATTCAGGCATCTGTGACTGTAACCAATAATGGTAATTATGACGGGGCAGAAGTGGTTCAGTTGTATATCAGAGATATGGTAGGCAGCATTACAAGACCGGTAAAAGAACTTAAAGGTTTCCAGAAAGTATTTTTGAAAAAAGGAGAATCCAAAAAAATTACCTTTGATATCACTCCTGAAAATCTGAAGTTCTACAATGGAGACTTGAAATATGACTGGGAATCAGGTGAGTTTGATATTATGATTGGAACCAGCTCTACTGAGGTGAAGCATTCAAAAATCAATTGGACTAAATAA
- a CDS encoding glucoamylase family protein, whose translation MKRNVLSMAITSLFFVYSCKNAPAAKQEVGKIETAKSNITDEQLMDRVQKDALKYFWDYAEPHSMLGRERYHEDNIYPDNDKHVITTGGSGFGLATILVGTERGFVPRKEAVKRLTHIMDFLAKADRHKGAWPHWINGETGKTVPFGKKDNGGDLVETAFLTSGILMVREYFKNGNAEEKALAAKCDELWKGIQWNWYTKGGEKVLYWHWSPEYQWEMNFPLEGYNECLITYILAASSPTYSIDAETYYKGWTRNGTYLTDKTKYGLPLYVKHNYAEEYGGPLFWAQYSYIGLDPTGLSDKLVKNYFDINKNQTLIDYKYCVENPKQWKGYGPNYWGLTAGYTRNEDGTTGYTAHMPGNNDNGVITPTAALSSFPYTPKESMAFLRFIYTQTPEFIGSAGPYDATSINYNNWFTPRYLAIDQGTIAPMIENYRSGFLWKLFMNAPEIQQGLKKLSFQSTKYGIK comes from the coding sequence ATGAAAAGGAACGTATTATCAATGGCTATCACCTCTTTATTCTTTGTATATTCCTGTAAAAATGCTCCTGCTGCCAAACAGGAAGTAGGAAAAATTGAAACTGCAAAAAGTAATATTACTGATGAACAGCTGATGGACAGAGTACAGAAAGATGCTCTGAAGTATTTCTGGGATTATGCAGAACCTCATTCAATGCTAGGAAGAGAGCGCTATCATGAAGACAATATCTATCCGGATAATGATAAACATGTTATCACTACGGGAGGTTCAGGCTTTGGGCTGGCAACCATTCTGGTGGGAACAGAAAGAGGATTTGTTCCGAGAAAAGAAGCTGTAAAAAGGCTTACTCATATTATGGATTTCCTGGCTAAGGCAGACCGTCACAAAGGTGCCTGGCCGCACTGGATCAATGGAGAAACCGGAAAGACGGTTCCTTTTGGCAAAAAAGATAATGGCGGTGATCTTGTGGAAACCGCATTCCTTACTTCAGGAATACTGATGGTCCGTGAATATTTTAAAAACGGAAATGCAGAAGAAAAAGCACTGGCAGCAAAATGTGATGAGCTATGGAAAGGAATTCAGTGGAACTGGTATACGAAAGGAGGTGAAAAAGTTCTTTACTGGCACTGGTCACCGGAGTACCAATGGGAAATGAATTTTCCTCTGGAAGGATATAATGAATGTCTTATTACTTATATTCTGGCAGCATCTTCACCTACATATTCTATTGATGCCGAAACCTATTACAAAGGCTGGACGAGAAACGGAACCTACCTTACAGACAAGACAAAATACGGATTACCTCTGTATGTAAAACACAATTACGCTGAAGAATATGGCGGGCCGCTTTTCTGGGCACAATATTCATATATCGGGCTGGATCCTACGGGATTGTCTGATAAACTTGTCAAAAACTATTTTGATATCAATAAAAATCAAACCCTTATCGATTACAAATACTGTGTTGAAAATCCAAAACAATGGAAAGGTTACGGACCTAACTATTGGGGATTGACAGCCGGTTATACCAGAAATGAAGATGGAACTACTGGTTATACAGCTCATATGCCGGGTAATAATGACAACGGTGTGATAACGCCTACGGCCGCATTGAGCAGCTTCCCATATACGCCGAAAGAATCAATGGCTTTCCTGAGATTCATTTATACCCAAACCCCTGAATTTATAGGATCTGCGGGTCCTTACGATGCTACATCAATTAATTACAACAATTGGTTTACCCCAAGATATCTGGCGATAGATCAGGGAACTATAGCACCTATGATTGAAAACTACAGATCGGGATTCCTTTGGAAACTGTTTATGAATGCCCCGGAAATTCAGCAGGGATTGAAAAAACTAAGTTTCCAGTCAACCAAATATGGAATAAAATAA